One Gloeothece verrucosa PCC 7822 DNA window includes the following coding sequences:
- a CDS encoding RloB family protein, which translates to MSPKRSLVSSKNTLYRGYQNRREKTKEIRQRFLIVCEGEKTEPNYFKSFRVPKEVMDIRGVAHNTVSLVKKTIKIQKEENDYDQVWCVFDKDDFPAENFEQAIELAKQHNIKVAYSNEAFEIWYILHFCYRDTPMSRQEYQNALTKQLKNAGLMNNKEKYQKNSVDMYEKLENLQATAIRNAKKLLEEYSYPNPAYDNPSTTIHLLVEELNKFIN; encoded by the coding sequence ATGTCTCCTAAAAGATCATTAGTAAGTTCTAAAAATACATTATATCGTGGTTATCAAAATAGACGAGAAAAAACCAAAGAAATTCGTCAACGTTTTTTAATTGTTTGTGAGGGAGAAAAAACAGAGCCTAATTATTTTAAAAGTTTTAGAGTTCCTAAAGAGGTTATGGATATTCGTGGAGTAGCACACAATACAGTTAGCTTAGTCAAAAAAACAATCAAAATCCAAAAAGAAGAAAATGATTATGATCAGGTTTGGTGTGTATTTGATAAAGATGATTTTCCAGCAGAAAATTTTGAGCAAGCTATTGAACTGGCCAAACAACATAATATTAAAGTTGCTTACTCAAATGAAGCTTTTGAAATTTGGTATATCTTACATTTTTGCTATCGAGATACTCCCATGTCTAGACAAGAATATCAAAATGCCTTGACTAAGCAATTAAAAAATGCTGGATTAATGAATAATAAAGAGAAATATCAAAAAAATAGTGTTGATATGTATGAAAAATTAGAAAACTTACAGGCTACAGCTATAAGAAATGCTAAAAAACTTCTAGAAGAGTATTCTTATCCGAATCCAGCTTATGATAATCCTTCAACAACTATTCACTTGCTAGTTGAGGAACTTAATAAATTTATAAATTAA
- a CDS encoding ribbon-helix-helix protein, CopG family, which translates to MTDKNNEFLGAKVPQEWINQFEKLAQQSGRSVTELVRDALAQYIGIDASSSKVVSQLEQVQIELKLLRQKIAEMELYKTQIRELSVRLAAVEQSRGKERSQFLSPNSLSFSQSSLIKSETEEDEDYEDEPDEVLTDFLP; encoded by the coding sequence ATGACAGATAAAAACAATGAATTTTTAGGAGCAAAAGTTCCTCAAGAATGGATCAATCAATTTGAAAAACTCGCCCAACAGTCAGGACGTTCTGTAACTGAACTGGTGAGAGATGCCTTAGCGCAATATATCGGAATTGATGCTAGTTCATCTAAAGTGGTTTCTCAGCTAGAACAGGTACAAATTGAATTGAAATTGCTCAGACAAAAAATTGCTGAGATGGAATTATATAAAACTCAGATTAGAGAATTATCCGTTAGATTAGCGGCTGTTGAACAGAGTAGAGGAAAAGAGCGAAGTCAATTTTTGTCTCCTAATTCTCTATCTTTTTCTCAATCTTCATTAATTAAAAGCGAAACAGAAGAAGATGAAGATTATGAAGATGAACCGGATGAAGTTCTAACGGATTTTTTGCCCTAA
- a CDS encoding AAA family ATPase, translating into MLIEFSVGNYLSFKDTVTLSMVASEVAAKNEKLNENNVFKVDDELSLLKSAAIYGANASGKSNLIKALKFMQNFVINSSRGTQITDPIDVEEFRLSTTTVGKPSFFQIVFYLEEKIYRYGFEVDKNQVISEWLFQTPKIAERKLFERKLNKFKVTKTFNEGEGLTEKTRKNALFLSVASQFNGKISNKILFWFNNIHIISGLHSNRMYRKDAVEYFKDNEYQPHIIKLIKKLDLGINDIKLETIKTIEKDFPLWRELPDEENYSLLRRLLVANEADVFKTIHKIYDENGNAVSRAIFDMDKNESEGTQKIFAFAGIILDGLKKRKILFIDELDARLHPLMTREIITLFNSNETNFNNAQLIFITHDINLLSCKFFRKEQIWFTEKNKKEATDLYSLVEFNINDEAQNSLKSDYIKGRYGAIPFIGDLVQIIGDV; encoded by the coding sequence ATGCTGATAGAATTCAGCGTTGGAAATTATTTATCATTTAAGGATACTGTTACTTTGAGTATGGTAGCTTCTGAAGTAGCAGCCAAAAATGAAAAATTAAATGAAAATAATGTCTTCAAGGTTGATGATGAGCTAAGTTTGCTGAAGAGTGCGGCTATTTATGGAGCTAATGCAAGCGGCAAAAGCAATTTAATAAAAGCTCTTAAGTTTATGCAAAATTTTGTCATAAATTCATCAAGAGGAACTCAAATAACAGACCCAATTGATGTAGAAGAATTTAGATTAAGTACCACAACAGTTGGGAAACCTTCATTTTTCCAGATCGTTTTTTATTTAGAAGAAAAAATTTATAGATATGGGTTTGAAGTCGATAAAAATCAAGTTATTTCTGAGTGGCTTTTTCAGACACCCAAAATTGCAGAGAGAAAACTCTTTGAACGAAAGTTAAATAAATTCAAAGTCACAAAAACTTTTAATGAAGGCGAAGGATTAACTGAAAAAACTAGAAAAAATGCACTGTTTCTTTCAGTTGCTTCTCAATTTAATGGCAAGATTTCTAATAAAATATTGTTTTGGTTTAATAATATTCATATTATATCTGGATTACACAGTAATAGAATGTATAGAAAAGATGCAGTCGAGTATTTTAAAGATAATGAATATCAGCCCCATATTATTAAATTAATTAAAAAGCTTGATTTAGGAATTAATGATATTAAACTTGAAACAATAAAAACAATAGAAAAAGACTTTCCTCTATGGCGAGAATTACCGGACGAAGAAAATTATAGTTTGCTCAGAAGATTATTAGTAGCAAATGAAGCTGATGTTTTTAAAACTATTCATAAAATATATGATGAAAATGGTAATGCTGTGTCACGAGCAATTTTTGATATGGATAAAAATGAATCAGAAGGAACCCAAAAAATATTTGCTTTTGCCGGAATTATTTTAGATGGTTTAAAAAAAAGAAAAATTTTGTTTATTGATGAATTAGACGCTAGACTTCATCCATTAATGACTAGAGAAATTATTACTTTGTTTAATTCTAATGAAACAAATTTTAATAATGCTCAACTTATTTTTATTACTCATGATATTAATTTACTAAGTTGTAAATTTTTCCGAAAAGAGCAAATATGGTTTACAGAAAAGAATAAAAAAGAAGCTACAGATTTATATTCTTTAGTAGAATTTAACATTAACGATGAAGCTCAGAACTCCTTGAAAAGTGATTATATCAAAGGAAGATATGGGGCTATTCCCTTTATTGGTGATTTGGTTCAAATCATAGGAGATGTTTAA
- the rsmG gene encoding 16S rRNA (guanine(527)-N(7))-methyltransferase RsmG yields MTELQQLPLFKQIWQESLHWQPNEQQQAKFQRLYTEILLANRQLNLTRIIEPEEFWEKHLWDSLSGVVHLGLKTDNLSVIDIGTGAGFPGVPVAIAFPGWTVTLLDSVQKKMVFLNSLVSAMELENTSLLTERVEMIAQDKKYRESYDISLIRAVASASICAEYALPLLKLGGLAILYRGHWSAEENLSLKTVVEQLGGKIEEVKQLTTPITKSIRNCVYIRKISATPKQYPRAVGIPRQKPL; encoded by the coding sequence ATGACTGAGCTACAGCAATTACCGCTATTTAAGCAAATTTGGCAAGAAAGTTTACACTGGCAACCTAATGAGCAACAACAAGCTAAATTTCAACGTTTATATACAGAAATTTTGTTGGCTAATCGTCAGTTGAATTTGACTCGCATCATTGAGCCTGAAGAGTTTTGGGAAAAACATCTTTGGGATTCTTTATCTGGGGTTGTTCATTTAGGTTTAAAAACTGACAATTTGTCAGTAATTGATATTGGAACTGGAGCCGGTTTTCCTGGGGTTCCTGTAGCCATTGCTTTTCCCGGTTGGACAGTGACTCTATTAGACTCTGTTCAAAAAAAGATGGTTTTTCTTAATAGTTTAGTCTCGGCAATGGAACTAGAAAATACTTCCTTATTAACCGAACGAGTAGAAATGATTGCACAGGATAAAAAATATCGAGAAAGCTATGATATTTCTCTAATTCGCGCAGTGGCTTCAGCTTCTATTTGTGCTGAGTATGCATTACCTTTATTAAAATTAGGAGGACTGGCAATTTTGTATCGAGGACATTGGAGTGCCGAAGAGAATTTATCTTTAAAAACGGTTGTTGAGCAATTAGGAGGAAAAATAGAGGAAGTGAAACAGTTAACGACTCCTATTACTAAAAGTATTCGCAATTGTGTTTATATACGCAAAATTTCTGCAACTCCTAAACAATATCCTAGAGCCGTCGGAATTCCTCGACAAAAGCCTCTTTGA
- the petJ gene encoding cytochrome c6 PetJ produces MIKKIVILAMVLLIQLGSLPEVGLASEIGEGAKIFNTHCAGCHPNGNNIIRRGKTLQARALKKYKMDSLEAISNLVANGKNNMSAFKERLSEQEIKTVAQYVLEQAPKNWR; encoded by the coding sequence ATGATTAAAAAGATAGTTATATTAGCAATGGTTTTATTAATTCAGTTGGGAAGTTTACCCGAGGTAGGATTAGCCAGTGAAATAGGAGAGGGAGCAAAAATATTTAATACCCATTGCGCGGGATGTCATCCCAATGGAAATAATATTATCAGACGAGGAAAAACCCTACAAGCTAGAGCTTTAAAAAAATATAAAATGGATTCCCTAGAAGCCATTTCTAATTTAGTCGCTAATGGGAAAAATAATATGTCAGCTTTTAAAGAACGGTTAAGTGAACAAGAAATCAAAACAGTCGCTCAGTATGTTTTAGAACAAGCCCCAAAAAATTGGCGTTAA
- a CDS encoding group II intron reverse transcriptase/maturase, which yields MPKTDSTRNTVGCGQTKPAIKWEDIPWRELERRIYKLQKRIYQAASRGDVRTVRRLQKTLLRSWSAKTLAVRKVTQDNQGKKRAGIDGIKSLSPSKRLKLVNRLKLTDKAKPTRRVWIPKPGRDGAYKPPNRIRGTAPHEKRPLGIPCMSDRALQALVKLALEPEWEAYFEPNSYGFRPGRGCHDVKEAIFNQIRYKAKYVLDADITKCFDKINHEKLLQKLNTFPTLRRQIRAWLKAGVMDGGKLFPTDEGTPQGGVVSPLLANIALHGMEEIIKSFAENPGDFKKEFSRNDRRERKKSISLIRYADDFVLIHESLAIVKKGKEIIETWLKELGLTLKPEKTRITHTLDKHQGNVGFNFLGFNVRQYRCGIHKDMKNPKGKHLGFTLTIRPQREKILEHYKKLSDIVDAHKAAPQAALISKLNPVIRGWSNYYRTVVSSEEKSLLDFLLFKKLSSWAKSRHPNQGVKEIMEKYWHKKKLGKWNFCTVKNGKPEFELLKHSEIRKKIHKKVEGKASPYNGDLIYWSTRKGENPLMPTKYAKLLKEQNGKCNQCGLFFKDGDNFEIDHIIPKSLGGKNNKENKQLLHRHCHDKKTASDGSLGNKSDCNSVKPKSQSNTLKYKWVDDMLVTQF from the coding sequence ATGCCTAAAACAGATTCAACTAGGAATACTGTGGGATGTGGACAAACCAAACCAGCAATCAAATGGGAAGACATTCCCTGGAGAGAGTTGGAACGGCGAATCTATAAGCTTCAGAAGCGGATTTATCAAGCTGCTAGTCGTGGCGATGTTAGAACAGTCCGAAGACTCCAAAAGACCCTTTTACGCTCTTGGTCAGCGAAGACGTTAGCGGTAAGAAAGGTAACTCAAGACAATCAAGGCAAGAAGAGAGCAGGAATAGATGGAATAAAATCCCTCTCCCCGTCCAAACGCCTAAAACTTGTAAACCGACTAAAACTAACGGACAAAGCAAAACCCACGAGAAGAGTTTGGATACCCAAACCCGGAAGGGACGGGGCGTACAAGCCCCCGAATCGAATTCGGGGGACAGCCCCTCACGAAAAGCGACCTCTAGGAATTCCTTGTATGTCCGACAGGGCACTACAAGCCCTAGTCAAGTTAGCATTAGAACCCGAATGGGAAGCTTATTTTGAACCCAACTCATACGGTTTTAGACCAGGGCGCGGATGTCACGATGTCAAAGAAGCAATATTTAACCAAATCCGATATAAAGCAAAATATGTGCTAGACGCGGATATAACTAAATGCTTCGATAAAATTAACCATGAAAAGCTTCTCCAGAAACTAAACACCTTTCCAACCTTGCGAAGACAAATCAGAGCTTGGTTAAAAGCAGGTGTAATGGATGGAGGAAAGCTATTTCCAACCGATGAAGGCACACCACAAGGAGGAGTGGTGAGTCCATTATTAGCCAATATAGCCCTTCACGGCATGGAAGAAATCATAAAATCGTTTGCAGAAAACCCAGGAGACTTCAAAAAGGAATTCTCCCGAAATGACAGAAGAGAGAGAAAAAAATCAATCTCCCTAATCCGATACGCAGACGATTTCGTCCTAATTCACGAAAGCCTAGCAATAGTGAAAAAGGGTAAAGAGATAATAGAAACATGGTTAAAGGAACTAGGGCTAACATTAAAACCCGAAAAAACAAGAATCACACACACCCTCGATAAACATCAAGGCAATGTCGGATTCAACTTTCTAGGATTTAATGTAAGACAATATCGATGTGGAATCCACAAGGACATGAAAAACCCAAAAGGAAAACATTTGGGATTCACCCTAACAATTAGACCACAAAGAGAAAAAATCCTAGAACACTACAAAAAACTAAGTGACATCGTAGATGCCCATAAAGCAGCCCCACAAGCTGCCTTAATATCCAAGCTCAACCCAGTAATAAGAGGATGGTCAAACTACTACAGAACCGTAGTAAGCAGTGAAGAAAAATCGCTATTAGACTTCCTATTATTCAAAAAATTATCAAGTTGGGCAAAAAGTAGGCATCCAAACCAAGGGGTCAAAGAAATAATGGAAAAATACTGGCACAAAAAGAAGCTTGGAAAATGGAACTTCTGCACAGTAAAAAACGGAAAACCAGAATTTGAGCTTCTCAAACATTCCGAAATCCGAAAAAAAATACATAAAAAGGTGGAAGGAAAAGCCAGCCCATACAACGGAGATCTAATCTACTGGAGTACAAGAAAAGGTGAAAATCCCTTAATGCCCACAAAGTATGCAAAACTACTCAAAGAGCAAAACGGGAAATGTAACCAATGCGGACTGTTCTTTAAAGACGGTGACAACTTCGAGATTGACCACATTATTCCGAAATCCCTAGGAGGAAAGAATAATAAGGAAAATAAACAACTATTACACCGTCATTGCCACGACAAAAAGACTGCCTCTGACGGAAGTCTCGGCAACAAATCTGACTGTAATAGTGTCAAGCCAAAATCACAATCAAACACCCTTAAATATAAATGGGTAGATGATATGTTGGTGACGCAGTTCTAA
- the alaS gene encoding alanine--tRNA ligase yields MSDTPQHLSGSEIRSYFLDFYAKKEHQILPSASLVPEDPTVLLTIAGMLPFKPIFLGQQKSDYPRATTSQKCIRTNDIENVGRTARHHTFFEMLGNFSFGDYFKEQAIKWAWELSTKVFGLPANRIIVSVFQEDDEAFELWRDKIGIPPHRIKRMGEEDNFWKSGPTGPCGPCSELYYDFHPELGDKNIDLEDDSRFIEFYNLVFMQYNRDAQGNLTPLQNKNIDTGMGLERMAQILQKVPNNYETDLIFPIIQSAAEIAGIDYKKADEKTKISLKVIGDHVRAVVHMIADGITASNVGRGYILRRLIRRVVRHGRLIGIDGAFINKVAEVAISLSEDIYPIVRVRETPIKAELQKEEAAFLVTLERGEKLLSEIIADVKRRKKKQISGVDAFTLYDTYGFPLELTQEIAEEQGLTVDEDQFNEEMKKQQERSKAAHETIDLTVQGSLDKLAEHIHPTQFLGYQDAASVAQIEVVLVDGKTVDSAEAGTEVQIVLNQTPFYAESGGQIGDKGYITGENLVIRVEDVQKESAFFVHFGRVERGTVSVGDTITATIDRACRRRVQAHHTATHLLQAALKKIVDESVSQAGSLVTFDRLRFDFNCPRAVTPQELQQIEDLINSWIAEAHDAHTYIMALEEAKAKGAVAMFGEKYGAEVRVLDVPGVSMELCGGTHVKNTAEIGLFKIMSESGIASGVRRIEAVAGPAVLEYLNERDTVVKDLCDRFKVKPNEISDRITALQSELKATLKQLEAAQQELAIAKSDQLLANADAVGEFKVLVAEMEGVDPNGLMTAAERLQQKLGEGAVILGAISAEGKVSLVAAFSPKVVKEKKLQAGKFIGEVAKICGGGGGGRPNLAQAGGRDPSKLKDALSAAKKQLADSLK; encoded by the coding sequence AACGACATCGAAAATGTGGGACGAACCGCCAGACATCACACTTTTTTCGAGATGTTAGGCAATTTTAGCTTTGGAGACTATTTTAAAGAACAGGCCATTAAATGGGCCTGGGAATTATCGACAAAAGTTTTCGGTTTACCGGCTAATCGTATTATCGTCAGCGTTTTTCAAGAAGATGATGAAGCGTTCGAACTCTGGCGCGATAAAATTGGCATCCCTCCTCACCGCATCAAACGTATGGGAGAAGAAGATAACTTTTGGAAATCTGGCCCTACTGGCCCCTGTGGGCCCTGTTCAGAACTCTATTATGATTTTCATCCTGAATTAGGGGATAAAAACATTGACCTAGAAGATGATTCCCGCTTCATAGAGTTCTATAACTTGGTGTTCATGCAGTATAATCGGGATGCCCAAGGAAATCTGACCCCCCTACAAAACAAAAATATAGACACGGGGATGGGGTTAGAAAGAATGGCCCAAATTCTGCAAAAAGTCCCTAATAATTACGAAACCGACCTGATCTTTCCCATCATCCAATCAGCCGCAGAAATTGCCGGTATAGATTACAAAAAGGCGGATGAGAAGACCAAAATCTCTTTAAAAGTTATCGGGGATCATGTTCGTGCAGTCGTTCACATGATCGCAGACGGGATTACCGCTTCCAATGTTGGACGGGGTTATATCCTGCGCCGTCTCATCCGTCGCGTAGTACGTCATGGTCGCTTAATTGGAATTGACGGAGCCTTTATTAATAAAGTTGCAGAAGTCGCCATCTCCCTTTCTGAAGATATCTATCCAATTGTTAGAGTCAGAGAAACCCCCATTAAAGCAGAATTGCAAAAAGAAGAAGCCGCTTTCTTAGTGACTTTAGAAAGGGGTGAAAAACTTCTTTCAGAAATCATTGCTGATGTCAAACGTCGTAAGAAAAAACAGATTTCCGGCGTTGATGCGTTTACCCTTTATGATACCTACGGTTTCCCACTTGAACTCACCCAAGAAATTGCCGAAGAACAGGGGTTAACGGTGGATGAGGATCAATTCAATGAGGAAATGAAGAAACAGCAGGAACGTTCAAAAGCCGCTCATGAAACCATAGATTTAACGGTACAGGGTAGCTTAGATAAACTGGCTGAACATATTCATCCTACCCAATTTTTAGGCTATCAAGATGCGGCCTCTGTTGCTCAAATAGAAGTGGTTTTAGTGGATGGAAAAACCGTAGACTCAGCAGAAGCCGGCACAGAGGTTCAAATTGTCCTCAACCAAACGCCTTTTTATGCCGAGTCTGGGGGACAAATTGGGGATAAAGGTTATATTACCGGTGAGAATTTGGTTATTCGGGTAGAAGATGTGCAAAAAGAATCAGCTTTCTTTGTGCATTTTGGACGAGTTGAACGGGGTACTGTTAGCGTAGGAGATACAATAACAGCAACTATTGATCGTGCTTGTCGTCGTCGAGTTCAAGCACATCATACGGCGACTCACCTATTACAAGCGGCGTTGAAAAAGATCGTTGATGAGTCGGTTTCTCAAGCGGGTTCTTTAGTAACTTTTGATCGTCTCAGATTTGATTTTAATTGTCCTCGTGCAGTTACCCCACAGGAGTTACAACAAATTGAGGATTTAATTAATAGTTGGATCGCAGAAGCACACGATGCTCACACCTATATTATGGCCTTAGAAGAGGCAAAAGCTAAGGGCGCTGTGGCCATGTTTGGGGAGAAATACGGCGCTGAGGTTCGCGTTTTAGATGTTCCTGGGGTGTCGATGGAGTTGTGCGGTGGTACTCATGTGAAAAATACGGCTGAGATCGGTCTGTTTAAGATTATGTCTGAGAGTGGTATTGCTTCAGGGGTGCGGCGCATAGAAGCGGTTGCGGGTCCGGCGGTGTTGGAATATCTCAATGAACGGGATACAGTGGTTAAGGATTTATGCGATCGCTTTAAGGTGAAACCAAATGAGATTAGTGATCGAATTACGGCCTTACAGTCTGAATTAAAAGCGACTCTCAAGCAGTTAGAAGCGGCACAACAAGAGTTAGCTATTGCTAAGTCGGATCAGTTATTAGCGAATGCTGATGCTGTGGGAGAGTTTAAGGTTTTAGTGGCAGAAATGGAGGGAGTTGATCCCAATGGGTTGATGACGGCGGCGGAAAGATTACAGCAAAAATTAGGCGAAGGGGCCGTTATTTTGGGCGCAATTTCTGCTGAAGGTAAGGTGAGTTTGGTGGCGGCTTTTAGTCCTAAAGTGGTGAAGGAGAAGAAGTTACAAGCGGGTAAGTTTATCGGCGAAGTCGCTAAGATTTGCGGCGGTGGTGGAGGTGGCCGCCCGAATTTGGCACAAGCCGGAGGACGTGATCCCAGTAAGTTAAAGGATGCTTTAAGTGCGGCTAAAAAACAGTTAGCTGATAGTTTGAAGTAA
- a CDS encoding transcriptional regulator translates to MMSGLKTPSNYYLELVTSFPPRPITNEEELIANQNRINFILDKGLLNEDEKDYLRVFGMLVYEYEEKHKPMPKLEGVDLLKAVMEE, encoded by the coding sequence ATGATGAGTGGTTTAAAAACACCTAGCAATTATTATCTTGAGTTAGTTACAAGTTTTCCTCCTCGTCCAATTACCAATGAAGAGGAGTTAATTGCTAATCAAAACAGAATTAATTTCATTTTGGATAAAGGTCTGTTAAACGAAGATGAAAAAGATTATTTAAGAGTTTTTGGGATGCTGGTTTATGAGTATGAAGAGAAACATAAACCTATGCCTAAGCTTGAGGGAGTGGATTTACTTAAAGCGGTAATGGAAGAGTAA
- a CDS encoding MAPEG family protein, translated as MFPFPSLVTALSLLVYLVLTINVGRARGKYKISPPATTGDPNFERVLRVQQNTLEQLIFFLPLLWLFSFYVSPLWGAAIGAVWLVGRILYAWGYYQAAEKRALGFAISSLSSMVLLAGAIVGIIIELFNSFKG; from the coding sequence ATGTTTCCCTTTCCTAGTTTAGTTACGGCCTTAAGTTTACTTGTTTATCTAGTTTTAACGATTAATGTAGGTCGTGCTAGAGGAAAGTATAAAATATCTCCTCCAGCTACTACAGGAGACCCCAATTTTGAACGAGTATTGCGGGTTCAACAAAATACTTTAGAGCAATTAATCTTCTTTTTGCCGCTTTTGTGGTTGTTTTCTTTTTATGTTAGTCCTTTATGGGGAGCCGCCATAGGTGCAGTTTGGTTGGTCGGCCGTATTTTATATGCTTGGGGATACTATCAAGCCGCCGAAAAAAGAGCGCTCGGATTTGCGATCAGTTCTTTAAGTAGTATGGTATTACTCGCCGGTGCTATCGTAGGCATTATTATAGAGTTATTCAATTCTTTTAAGGGATAA
- a CDS encoding ABC transporter ATP-binding protein, producing the protein MLYLKNVVYHPPATVTPILKGVSLELAPQELGLIIGPSGSGKTTLLEILAGFAEKTAGEIFWRDQELTPLHLQQLGGLVFQFPERHFCGKTILEELRLGHPELGLTRIKEALREVGLDHIPNDTSPHDLSGGQQRRLSLAVQLIRQPNLLLLDEPTAGLDWSMRSQLAKLLAKLKLHWTLLVVSHDPGELLNIADRCWKINQGELESIVI; encoded by the coding sequence ATGCTCTATCTCAAAAACGTAGTTTATCACCCCCCCGCCACTGTAACTCCTATCCTTAAAGGGGTATCCTTGGAGTTAGCCCCCCAAGAGTTAGGATTGATTATTGGGCCGAGTGGTTCCGGAAAAACAACATTGCTTGAAATTTTAGCAGGCTTTGCAGAAAAGACGGCAGGAGAAATTTTTTGGCGGGACCAAGAATTAACGCCTTTACATTTGCAACAGTTAGGAGGGTTGGTGTTCCAGTTTCCTGAACGACATTTTTGTGGCAAAACTATCTTAGAAGAGTTACGCTTAGGACATCCTGAGTTAGGTCTCACCCGCATAAAAGAAGCTCTAAGGGAGGTGGGTTTAGACCATATTCCTAATGACACTTCTCCTCATGACCTTAGCGGCGGACAACAAAGACGTTTATCTTTAGCGGTACAGTTAATTCGTCAACCTAATTTGTTGTTGCTTGATGAACCTACCGCCGGATTAGATTGGTCAATGCGTTCTCAATTAGCCAAATTATTAGCAAAATTAAAGCTTCATTGGACTTTATTAGTTGTTAGCCATGATCCCGGAGAATTACTTAATATTGCTGACCGATGTTGGAAAATTAATCAGGGAGAATTAGAATCAATTGTTATTTAA
- a CDS encoding polysaccharide pyruvyl transferase family protein, which translates to MNQNSQNLIFYSAQTAYNNLGDLMINKILLTYLRKYGKLLVDSREVPDDYLKNLGIEPDEKISQFTLKPNYLMILLRIKSLFHQPNNQKIYQVFTPGHRYAKPSFFQSLPLLKFILINSILRIFGIRLCQFGISIGPFSKPLMIHEVWKSKLMYFYSVRDNISKEYAHKIGVKNVYLFPDLAWLMEVDSQKYLHKDGQESDYIIFSYRSSTHAFAPSENYQKQLFNVLDKIVEIARLQWSKKLVISYQVDQDYQFCKTIAQRYQTSIDVTFIEQILDESSMYDLYSNAYMVFSNRLHVLLFSLSCGSLPVGVIDKVNHDKITGIFNDAGLEELLIDIGKDTVEDQQILAFSKDINLWKQKIADVRRKQQDLAKQYFTEIFS; encoded by the coding sequence ATGAATCAGAATAGCCAAAACTTGATTTTTTATTCTGCTCAGACTGCTTATAATAATTTAGGCGATTTGATGATTAACAAAATTCTGTTGACTTATCTTAGGAAATACGGAAAATTGTTAGTGGATAGTAGAGAAGTTCCTGATGATTATTTAAAAAACTTGGGAATAGAACCCGATGAAAAAATTAGTCAATTTACTTTGAAACCTAATTATTTAATGATCTTGCTGAGGATAAAAAGTTTATTTCATCAGCCAAACAATCAAAAAATATATCAGGTTTTCACTCCTGGACATCGCTACGCAAAACCTTCGTTTTTTCAATCGCTTCCCTTACTAAAATTTATCTTGATTAATAGTATTCTTAGAATATTCGGAATTCGGCTCTGTCAATTTGGAATTTCTATAGGGCCTTTTTCAAAGCCATTGATGATTCATGAAGTCTGGAAATCTAAATTAATGTATTTTTACTCAGTTAGAGATAATATCTCAAAAGAATATGCTCATAAAATAGGTGTTAAAAATGTTTATCTATTTCCAGATTTAGCTTGGTTAATGGAAGTTGATTCTCAGAAATATTTACATAAGGACGGACAAGAAAGTGACTACATAATATTTAGTTATCGTTCATCAACTCATGCTTTTGCTCCATCAGAAAATTACCAAAAACAGCTTTTCAACGTCTTGGATAAAATTGTTGAAATAGCACGGTTACAATGGTCTAAAAAACTCGTTATTTCTTATCAAGTAGATCAAGATTATCAATTTTGTAAAACCATTGCACAACGTTATCAAACTTCAATTGATGTGACATTTATAGAACAGATACTAGACGAATCATCAATGTATGATTTATACTCTAATGCCTATATGGTTTTTAGCAATCGTCTTCATGTTTTGCTCTTTTCACTTAGCTGTGGTAGTTTACCTGTAGGTGTTATAGACAAGGTAAATCATGATAAGATTACTGGAATCTTTAATGATGCAGGCCTGGAGGAGTTACTTATTGATATCGGCAAGGATACTGTTGAAGACCAACAAATCCTCGCGTTTTCAAAAGATATTAATTTGTGGAAACAAAAAATCGCTGATGTACGTCGAAAACAACAAGATCTTGCGAAGCAATATTTTACTGAAATTTTTAGTTAG